The DNA region CAATACCTGGAACCTAACTGAGCTCCCATTAGGCCACAAGCCATCGGCCTAAAGTGGGTGTTCAAATTGAAGAAAGGTTCAGATGGGAAAGTCATTAAGGACAAAGCAAGATTAGTGGCTAAAAGCTATGTACAAAGATAAGGCATCGACTTTGAAGAAGTGTTTGCGCCTGTCGCTAGACTTGACACTATTCAAGTCATTCTTGCGCTCGCGGTAAATCAAAGCTGGGAGGTACACTATCTAGATGTGAAGTCAACATTTCTTAAcagagagttagaagaagaaatatatgtcactcaaccagaagggtttgaagtacaaaatcagaaaCATAAGGTATACAGGTTGTCTAAGGCCCTCTATGGACTGCGACAAGCTCCATGAGCTTGGAACATGCGTTTGAACAGGAGTTTGGAAGAGCTTGACTTCAAAAATTGTACTCAAGAACATGCAGTATATACAAGAGGTGAAGGAGAAACAAGtatacttgttggagtgtatatcgACGATCTCATTGTGATAGGAAGTAGCATAGAGAAAATCAACAAGTTCAAACAACAAATGATGACAGAATTTGATATGAGTGATTTGAGTCTTCTCTCCTACTACTTAGGAATTGAAGTGGAGCAACAGAAGAGCTAAATTTTACTTAGACAATCAGCTTATACCAAGAAAATTCTATCTCAGTTCAAGATGACAGACTGCAATGCCACAAAGCATCCAATGGAACTCAAGACACAGTTGCATAAGGACTTGGAAGGGACTCCAGTTGATGCCACGGAGTACAAACACATTATTGGTTGTCTGAGATATTTGCTACACACAATGTCAGACCTGTCATATTTTGTCGGAATGGCGAGCAGATATATGGAGAGGCCTACAATCATGCATTGAAAGGTTTGAAAGCAAGCATATAGATACAAGGtttcattttatcagagaatgTATTGAAAGGGGGCAGATTGTGGTTGAGTTCGTTAATACCGGAGAACAACGAGCCGATACGTTAACTAAAGTATTGCCAGGAGTGAAGTTAGCTGCCATGCGACAACTACTCgccgtccgtgatttacaacTATGTCAGGATTAGGGGGAGTACTGTGAGAAAATAATCCAGACATTATAAGGTTAAGTCCCCATGTCgttagttgtttttttttaattttcttgatAATTTCTTATTACTCAGCCGattctatttttatggatctaGCGTTAACcaatcctatttttatggatctcgTAGTCTTTGCTCTTATCATTTGTGGTGTATTTAAAGGGTCGTAGAGGCGTGTAGAAAGTATCTCGATATAAGGTTTTCTTTCATAAGTTAAATTTCTATTTGTCCTATTTTTCTTATATATTCCTGTGTGTTGTGTGCTTTGGGTGTGTTATCCTATCCGATTCTAAGCCAACACCTAGCatgtttaatatttaatttttattgagaTTGAATGAAACTGAGTATTTTTTGTTCTAAATGGAGGATGAACTCATGGGGTAATATATAATAACGCCAATTTTTCAAGGGTTTGAATAATAACATAAAATTATTTGTCATAGGTGGAATAACATGGTCAAGTCTCATTGAGTTTTTCACTAAAGAAGACAATTAGATGATCATGTTGGCTTAATGTGCCCCTTATACCTACTCTTGACGCGTTGCATGTTACCCCAAATGATTTGGAGAGGGAGGATGTTTAAGATAGGATCCTTAGTCATCCTTTCCTTGAAACTCTTTTTCTTTAAGAGTTTGTAATGGGAGCCATAATGGTGCTAATGTCCTTGATAAAGCAAGGATAGAAGATTACAAAACCATTAAAGCTTCGAGCCTCTTGAAGGGTTTGCAGCTTGGTCATTCCTCGATTATCCTACTCTTTTTGAATTCGTTGAAATGCATTTTGCATCAATGATAAACCCAAGGAAGAGAACCTAAGATTGTAGGGAAAGAATACTTTTTCAAATTGACAAATAGTTTTCCTCGAGGCTAATATGCTTCATGTAGTCATCGCGTGTCATGCTATAAATCATAATTTCATCAAAATAGACCACCAGAAATTTTCCTATGAAACATTTTAGTACTTGATTCATTAGCTTCCTAAAAGTACTAGGGGGAATTTAAAAGTTCAAAGGGTATGACTGATCACTCATATAATTTATCTTGTGTCTTAAAGATAGTTTTTTCATTCATTGTCCGTCCAGATTCTAATTTGATAATACTCATTACACAAGTTAATCTTGGAAATCAACTGGCACTTGCCATCAAAGTCAAACATGTCATCAAATCAATTGGTATGAGAAACCTATACTTAATTGTGATCTTATTGGTGACATAACAATCTATGGATATTCTCCAAGAGTTATCCTTTTTTGGGACTCATAAGGCGGGGACGACTCTTGGACTCATGTTTTCTAATAAatctttgtttgtttttttgtaagaattcttCTACTTGCCTATTCAATTCAACACGCTCTAAGAGATTCGGATGATAATATGGTAGGTTGGGTAATTGTGACTCTATATCAGATCAATATGGAGTATTAGATATGTGCATATATAGATCAGTTCATTGGGTAATTCATTACTAGTTTATATCCTTGAATTCATTTAATATCTCTTTGATTCCAAGAAAAAAGGTCTTTAAGTGAATTTTTATGACCAACTATGAGGTTTTGAATTACTAATGCTACTATTACTTCTGgttagttcttttttttttttttcctttttctattttctttttatcaaattgagATTGTGTGATCAAGTGGAGAAGTTGTGTTGAAGGTTGGGTTGGATTGATTTTCAGTTTAGGTTTTGTATTATGACTTTCTAGACTTAGTTGTGTACAattgaatattttaattattatacttatatatatatatatatatatatataaaataaaaacgaGAAGTCTGATCGTTACATACCACTTATGAAGATTTGGATGTGATTTGAGCAAAAAGGATGATATGGCCCCATAATCAGATTCACATAGATAAatcatataatattttattttaatgaaagattatatattttacatcagttagaaattaattttaaaatttattaaaataaatagtgTCAACTCTGTTAAACCATGAGGGCATATGAGAAGAGTACGATGCTgtcacaaagagggagagagaagatatcaaagagggagagagagaagAGGACGTACACAAACGTAAATTAGATATATTCTTGTGCAGTAGAGAGGGCAGGCAAGCAAGAAAGTCAAAGGAAGATCCTTCGTACCCCCTTCCCACCAGGCAAATGACGTTGACATAATGCCATTCCATCCACCAGAGAAGCTGCAGCTGCAACTGATAACTCTCTGAGCACGTGCCGGTAACTTAATATACTAAAATCAGCCGCTGTCGTTCTCAGGAGAGGAAAGTACCAGCTCATTGCAAGCAGATGATCGCTCGCCGCACTACGCGTCTCCAGCTCTTACTGCACTCATTCCCCTAGATGTCACCACGCTTAACCTTCTTCTTACCGTCCTTTAAATCCCCTCTCCTCTTTCCACTATCAATATTATAAGGGTCCATTTACGAATTCAGCAATGAGCAATACCTTCCATAAAATATGAGTCCAGTCCTGCCACCACATAACTAAATCTAATGGACGATCACTATCTGCACGTGCCGCATTCCTTCGTGTCGTCGTCCCCACCGAGAGTACGATTACAACGGCAGCCGACATCGGCCAATGCGACGACTACGCGCAATATGGGCATCCTCCGGAGTTACCGTGGCGTCCGGCAGAGGAACGGGAAGTGGGTTTCGGAGATACGGGAGCCGGGGAAGTCCAGCCGCATCTGGCTGGGAACGTTCCCGACAGCGGAGATGGCGGCGGTGGCGTATGATGTGGCAGCGCACGCGCTGCGCGGAGCTGATGCGGTGCTCAATTTCCCCGACGAGATATCGGCACGCCCCGCGCCAACTTCTTTGTCGCCTGCGGCAATACAGTCCGCGGCCGCCGAAGCTGCAGCGGCCGTCCTTGGGCGGAGGGTGCCGGAGGGCGTGGCAGGCGAGAGGTACATGGACGAGGAGGAGATGTTCGACATGCCTGGCCTGCTGGTGGACATGGCGGAGGGGATGATGATGTCCCCGCCGAGATTGAATCCGAACTCAGCGACTGACGACGCGCCGGAGATGCGCGACGATGAGAGCCTGTGGAGCTACCGATGAGGAAGCTTTGACTACGGACGGGTATAAATGTAATTATGCTAAGTATTATTGtactttattaaaaataattaactagAATGTCTGTAAATTTTATTTCAACTGTTTTATATTTGCTTGAGTTAAACCAATGAATATTGCCAAGTACTATACACATTCTACTTTATAAACAAActgatttaaataaataaaaatatataaatatgcaTTAAAAAAATCGTGGCTTAGGATAACTAAAACTAATAAAACATTTTATTTCTGACATATTTTTGAAGAAAAAGGACAACGTAACAGGATGAGAATGCAATTTGGATTCTCCTTCTTTTGACACATAATCCGAATGATGGTGATTCCATTAATTGGCCCGGACAAGAACAAACTGCCGTATTcagaaattttaaacttttcggagtcatttaattaaacttttaatacAAACTGGGGACAACACCAAAACCTCTTTAATATagaaaaagagatttttaaagtatatatatatatatatatatatatatatatatatatatatgatgtacGTAGATATTATAATCGTTTATGTATATTTTAATGTACATTTACTtgctttatatgtatatattttttgcaTGATCATCTtttttatcatatactcatcatgaatactcttttgttcagagatcttctctttgtttggttttgtgttagcAGGGACAACttttgaagcaaaaaaaaaaaacagcgaTTATCGATGTACCGGAACGAGACAGAGAACATgaccgtgcaacctcgcacggtTGTGTGGCCAA from Zingiber officinale cultivar Zhangliang chromosome 4B, Zo_v1.1, whole genome shotgun sequence includes:
- the LOC121977466 gene encoding ethylene-responsive transcription factor ERF026-like, which translates into the protein MDDHYLHVPHSFVSSSPPRVRLQRQPTSANATTTRNMGILRSYRGVRQRNGKWVSEIREPGKSSRIWLGTFPTAEMAAVAYDVAAHALRGADAVLNFPDEISARPAPTSLSPAAIQSAAAEAAAAVLGRRVPEGVAGERYMDEEEMFDMPGLLVDMAEGMMMSPPRLNPNSATDDAPEMRDDESLWSYR